Genomic segment of Streptomyces sp. NA02950:
ACCCCCACGCCCTGGACGACGAACAGTGGGCCCAGTACGTGTTCTTCCGCGACAACCCCAAGGGGCCGTTCGCTGAGCGGTGGACACACTCCGCCGGCTGCCGCCGCTGGTTCAACGCCCTGCGCGACACGGTCACCCATGAGTTCCTCGCGGTCTACCGCGTCGGTGA
This window contains:
- a CDS encoding sarcosine oxidase subunit delta, with amino-acid sequence MQLIDCPWCGEREEAEFHYGGQAHVAHPEDPHALDDEQWAQYVFFRDNPKGPFAERWTHSAGCRRWFNALRDTVTHEFLAVYRVGDPPPPLIRTAPGAQPRQDPEATS